From the Flavobacterium galactosidilyticum genome, one window contains:
- a CDS encoding glycosyltransferase family 117 protein, producing MDKARFNFNKWNTIIGWFTFGIALLTYTLTVEPTMSFWDCGEYIATAAKLEVGHPPGAPLYQMIGAFFAMFATDVTKIALMVNMMSVFSSAFTILFMFWSSSMILRKLVTRFSASDHQAEPKNELTKSNEIVILGSSFVGSLAYTFSDSFWYNAVEAEVYAMASVLIALLFWLGLRWEQDMHKPRGNRWLLIISLVVGLSFGVHFMALLTIPAIGFLYYFKNYKDVTIKNFIIANIVVIAVLLFIFKLLLPMTMGFFGLTEVFMVNSLGLPFDSGTIFVTILLVTLFYFGLKYTQNKGLVTYNTLILCILFILIGFSTWLMLPIRANANTVINENKPSDAREVLAYYNREQYGVNPLFYGPQYTEAFSGLDKNNPYLDKAPNYERDYKTGKYVIVNNFKNAEQNTDDNQKTILPRMWSGDHMENYMNFTNPPAFKMNPNYPYEDDLQKYGIDPSQLSEEDYNKAIAQLKQETEKTINEFRQAYAQKQIDNEGYIKFLKSYGDYLIVEKPTTVDNLGFMVEYQFGYMYWRYLMWNFVGRQNDNQGRYDYLDGNWLSGISFIDTLHLGSQENLPSDVLNNKGRNVYFFLPFILGLIGIMYHANKDLKSFYVLLALFLFTGIALKIYLNERPFEPRERDYALVGSFYVFAIWIGFGVYALYESVKKYVAPKIAGPIVIAASLLAAPVLMASQNWDDHDRSGKYTAVAMAKAYLNSCDANAILFTIGDNDTFPLWYAQEIENIRTDVKIVNTSLFMTDWYIDQMKTKTYESDPLPISFTHDEYVGDNRDYVAYIPKVESRWDIKDFIAFIKNPKATVELQNGQTIHFYPTNKIRIPVDKDIIIKNKVVSAKYNDSIVPYIDVDIKGSAIYKNRLMMLDIVANNNWKRPIYFSGGAFDNEDYIWMKEYLQLEGMVYKLVPVRTALPKDGGPLEMGQIDSDKMYAKVMKWDWGNSESLKIYHDPETRRNSITYRTNLARLMNQLIKEGQNEKAKNIIDLAMTKMPLEQYGYYSLLEPFADGYYKIGNKTKAHQLLDKLINKYQENLNYYGKMKPSDQSSIATPIIIDIERYRSLLHTMKDNEDMEFYNKHKIVFNTYIKMFERFERDLE from the coding sequence ATGGATAAAGCTCGTTTCAATTTTAATAAGTGGAATACAATTATTGGTTGGTTTACATTTGGAATCGCATTATTAACCTACACTTTGACCGTTGAACCTACAATGAGTTTTTGGGATTGTGGTGAATATATTGCTACCGCTGCAAAATTAGAAGTCGGCCACCCTCCAGGCGCACCTTTATACCAAATGATTGGAGCTTTCTTCGCAATGTTCGCTACAGACGTCACAAAGATTGCTTTAATGGTAAATATGATGTCCGTTTTCTCAAGCGCATTCACGATCTTATTCATGTTCTGGTCATCGTCAATGATTTTAAGAAAATTAGTCACTCGTTTTTCAGCATCAGATCATCAAGCTGAACCAAAGAATGAGTTAACCAAAAGCAATGAAATTGTAATACTAGGAAGTTCATTTGTTGGCTCTCTTGCCTATACTTTCTCTGATAGCTTCTGGTATAACGCAGTAGAAGCAGAAGTTTATGCAATGGCATCCGTACTTATTGCACTACTATTTTGGCTGGGATTACGCTGGGAACAAGACATGCACAAACCTAGAGGGAATAGATGGCTACTAATAATCTCACTGGTTGTAGGTCTTTCTTTTGGAGTTCACTTCATGGCTTTATTGACTATTCCAGCTATTGGTTTTCTTTATTATTTCAAAAATTATAAAGACGTCACAATAAAAAACTTCATAATTGCAAACATTGTAGTTATAGCTGTTCTCCTTTTTATCTTCAAATTATTACTTCCTATGACTATGGGATTCTTCGGTCTAACCGAAGTTTTCATGGTTAACAGCTTAGGATTACCTTTTGATTCAGGAACTATATTTGTTACAATTTTACTAGTTACCTTATTTTACTTTGGATTAAAATACACTCAAAACAAAGGCCTTGTAACTTATAACACTTTAATACTTTGTATTCTTTTTATACTAATTGGTTTTTCTACTTGGCTTATGTTGCCAATACGTGCTAATGCTAACACGGTAATCAACGAGAATAAACCTTCAGATGCGCGCGAAGTTTTAGCATACTACAATAGAGAGCAATATGGAGTAAATCCGCTATTTTACGGCCCACAGTACACCGAAGCGTTTTCAGGTTTAGACAAAAACAATCCTTATCTGGATAAAGCACCCAACTATGAAAGAGATTATAAAACTGGCAAATACGTTATTGTAAATAATTTCAAAAATGCGGAGCAAAATACAGATGATAATCAAAAAACTATATTACCTAGAATGTGGAGCGGCGATCACATGGAAAACTATATGAATTTCACAAATCCACCTGCATTCAAAATGAATCCTAACTATCCTTACGAGGATGATTTACAAAAATACGGTATAGATCCAAGCCAGTTAAGCGAAGAAGATTACAATAAAGCGATAGCACAACTTAAACAAGAGACTGAAAAGACAATAAATGAGTTTAGACAAGCATACGCACAAAAGCAAATTGACAACGAAGGATATATTAAATTCCTAAAAAGCTATGGTGACTATTTAATAGTTGAAAAACCTACAACAGTTGACAACCTAGGCTTTATGGTTGAATACCAGTTTGGATACATGTACTGGAGGTATTTAATGTGGAATTTCGTTGGTCGTCAAAACGACAATCAAGGACGTTATGATTACCTTGACGGCAATTGGCTAAGTGGAATCTCATTTATAGACACACTACACTTAGGAAGTCAAGAAAATCTCCCTTCTGATGTACTCAACAACAAAGGTAGAAATGTATACTTCTTCCTTCCTTTCATCCTTGGACTTATTGGAATAATGTACCATGCAAACAAGGATTTAAAAAGTTTTTATGTACTACTAGCGCTGTTCTTATTTACAGGAATAGCACTTAAAATTTACTTAAACGAAAGACCTTTTGAACCGCGTGAAAGGGATTATGCCTTGGTTGGATCCTTTTATGTATTTGCAATTTGGATTGGATTTGGCGTTTATGCGCTTTACGAGAGTGTAAAGAAATACGTAGCACCAAAAATTGCTGGACCTATAGTTATCGCTGCTAGTTTACTAGCTGCACCAGTACTTATGGCTTCCCAGAACTGGGATGACCACGATCGCTCCGGAAAATATACCGCTGTAGCAATGGCAAAAGCATATCTTAACTCTTGTGATGCAAATGCAATTTTATTTACTATTGGCGACAATGATACGTTCCCGCTTTGGTACGCTCAAGAAATTGAGAACATTAGAACAGATGTTAAAATCGTAAATACTAGTTTATTTATGACGGATTGGTATATCGACCAAATGAAAACTAAAACTTACGAATCAGACCCACTTCCTATTTCTTTCACACATGACGAATATGTAGGTGATAATCGCGATTATGTGGCTTATATTCCTAAAGTGGAAAGCCGTTGGGATATCAAAGATTTTATTGCTTTTATTAAAAATCCAAAAGCAACGGTTGAACTTCAAAATGGCCAAACGATACATTTTTACCCTACTAATAAAATTAGGATCCCTGTAGATAAAGACATTATTATAAAAAATAAAGTTGTTTCTGCTAAATACAACGATTCTATTGTTCCCTATATTGATGTGGATATAAAAGGAAGTGCCATTTATAAAAATAGGTTAATGATGCTTGATATTGTAGCTAATAACAACTGGAAACGACCTATTTACTTTAGTGGAGGCGCATTCGATAATGAAGATTATATCTGGATGAAAGAATACCTGCAGCTTGAAGGTATGGTCTATAAATTAGTCCCAGTGCGAACCGCTTTACCTAAAGATGGCGGACCTCTCGAGATGGGACAAATTGATAGTGATAAAATGTATGCCAAGGTTATGAAATGGGACTGGGGAAATAGCGAAAGTTTAAAAATCTATCACGACCCAGAGACTAGAAGAAATAGCATTACCTATAGAACAAATCTTGCGAGATTAATGAATCAGCTGATTAAAGAAGGTCAAAACGAAAAAGCAAAAAATATCATCGATCTTGCTATGACAAAAATGCCTTTAGAGCAATATGGCTACTATTCGCTGCTTGAACCT
- a CDS encoding universal stress protein has translation MKRILVPMDFSEYAENALKAAAIFAKKNNAEIFLLHLLELPGQMNDAMTTGSSVPEVMLFINKANDLLQKTTEQPYLEGITVSTSVQFEKAFNGIMSFTKSNKIDLIVMGSHGTSGIEELLIGSNAEKVVRLSEIPVLILKKNINELHFENFVFASDFSEETKQPFEKMIEFAEIFSAKLFLVMISTPNSFKNTIDAEKKMKKFVKNFEIQNYTLNIFNDTNIENGIINFSKKVNADLIGLCTHGRTGLAHFFNGSISEDLVNHATKPVITFKI, from the coding sequence ATGAAACGTATATTAGTTCCGATGGATTTTTCTGAATATGCTGAAAATGCATTAAAAGCAGCTGCTATTTTTGCTAAAAAAAATAACGCTGAAATATTTTTACTGCATTTATTAGAACTACCTGGCCAGATGAACGACGCAATGACAACAGGAAGTAGTGTTCCCGAGGTGATGCTGTTTATAAATAAAGCAAATGACTTACTTCAAAAAACGACAGAACAACCCTATCTAGAGGGAATCACAGTAAGTACATCAGTGCAATTCGAAAAAGCTTTTAACGGTATTATGTCATTTACTAAAAGTAATAAAATCGACTTAATAGTAATGGGGTCACACGGAACTTCAGGCATTGAAGAACTATTAATAGGTTCAAATGCCGAGAAAGTTGTACGACTATCTGAGATACCAGTACTGATTCTAAAAAAAAATATAAATGAGTTGCATTTCGAAAACTTTGTATTCGCTTCCGATTTTTCAGAGGAAACAAAACAGCCGTTTGAAAAAATGATTGAATTTGCTGAAATTTTTAGCGCTAAACTATTTTTAGTTATGATCTCTACACCCAATAGCTTCAAAAACACAATTGATGCTGAAAAAAAAATGAAAAAATTTGTAAAAAATTTCGAGATTCAGAATTACACCTTAAATATTTTCAATGATACCAATATAGAAAATGGAATCATTAATTTTTCTAAAAAAGTAAATGCGGATCTAATTGGACTTTGCACACATGGTAGAACTGGGTTAGCTCACTTTTTTAATGGAAGCATTAGCGAAGACCTAGTAAATCACGCAACAAAACCCGTTATTACTTTCAAAATTTAA
- the rimP gene encoding ribosome assembly cofactor RimP → MTFKEKVSTVLAECLLEKPSIFLIELVITDAFKVIVNVDGDEGVALQDCIDVSRYMDAHLDREEQDYSLEVASVGVGSPLKLVRQYKKNVGRTLIVKTGTETIEAELVEATDDFVILSWEAREPKKIGKGKETVQKELKLPYGNIKEAIVTVTF, encoded by the coding sequence ATGACATTTAAAGAAAAAGTAAGTACAGTATTAGCAGAATGCCTTTTAGAAAAGCCATCGATTTTTTTGATAGAGCTAGTAATCACTGATGCTTTCAAGGTTATCGTGAATGTAGATGGTGATGAGGGAGTCGCGCTTCAGGATTGTATTGATGTGAGTCGTTATATGGATGCACACTTGGATCGTGAAGAACAAGATTACTCATTGGAAGTCGCTTCAGTAGGGGTTGGGTCGCCATTGAAGTTAGTAAGACAGTATAAAAAAAATGTAGGGAGAACATTAATTGTTAAGACTGGAACAGAAACAATTGAAGCAGAATTAGTGGAAGCTACTGATGATTTTGTAATTTTGTCGTGGGAAGCAAGAGAACCTAAGAAGATAGGAAAAGGGAAGGAAACGGTTCAAAAAGAACTTAAACTACCTTATGGAAATATAAAAGAAGCAATTGTTACAGTAACATTTTAA
- the nusA gene encoding transcription termination factor NusA has protein sequence MENLALIDSFSEFKDDKLIDRVTLMAILEDVFRNALKKKYGSDDNFDIIINPDKGDMEIWQRRVIVADEDLDFDHLEITLTEARKIEPDFEIGEEVSEEVKLIDLGRRAILALRQNLISKIHEHDNTNLYKQFKDLIGDIYTAEVHHVRPRVVILVDDEGNEIVLPKEKQIPSDFFRKGDNVRGIIESVELKGNKPQIIMSRTSEKFLEKLFEQEIPEVYDGLIMVKKVVRIPGEKAKVAVDSYDDRIDPVGACVGMKGSRIHGIVRELGNENIDVINYTSNIQLFITRALSPAKVSSIKINEETKRAEVFLKLEEVSKAIGRGGHNIKLAGLLTGYELDVIREGDVAGATADEDDVELTEFSDEIEGWVIEEFAKIGLDTAKSILKQDVDDLVRRTDLEEETILDVMRILKEEFDS, from the coding sequence ATGGAAAACTTAGCATTAATCGATTCATTCTCTGAGTTTAAAGATGATAAACTTATTGATCGTGTAACGCTTATGGCAATTTTAGAAGATGTATTTAGAAATGCCTTGAAAAAAAAATACGGATCAGATGATAATTTCGATATCATTATAAATCCTGATAAAGGAGATATGGAGATATGGCAAAGAAGGGTAATCGTTGCTGATGAAGACCTAGATTTTGATCACCTTGAGATTACTTTAACGGAAGCTAGAAAAATTGAGCCTGATTTTGAAATCGGTGAAGAGGTTTCTGAAGAAGTTAAATTAATTGACTTGGGAAGAAGAGCAATTTTAGCTTTGCGCCAAAATTTAATTTCAAAAATTCATGAACACGACAATACAAATCTTTACAAGCAATTTAAAGATTTAATTGGCGATATTTATACTGCTGAAGTACACCATGTGCGTCCTAGAGTTGTTATTTTAGTTGATGATGAAGGTAATGAGATCGTTTTGCCTAAAGAAAAACAAATTCCTTCTGACTTTTTTCGCAAGGGAGATAATGTTAGAGGAATTATTGAAAGCGTTGAATTAAAAGGAAATAAACCGCAAATTATTATGTCTAGAACTTCTGAGAAGTTTTTAGAAAAATTGTTTGAGCAAGAAATTCCTGAGGTTTATGACGGTTTGATAATGGTTAAGAAAGTAGTAAGAATTCCTGGTGAAAAAGCAAAAGTAGCCGTAGATTCTTATGATGATCGAATTGACCCAGTAGGTGCATGTGTGGGAATGAAAGGTTCTCGTATTCACGGTATCGTTCGTGAATTAGGAAATGAAAATATAGATGTTATCAATTATACTAGTAATATTCAATTGTTTATTACTAGAGCATTGAGTCCAGCTAAAGTTTCTTCGATCAAAATTAACGAGGAAACTAAAAGAGCAGAAGTTTTCTTGAAGCTTGAAGAGGTTTCAAAAGCTATTGGTCGTGGTGGGCATAATATTAAATTAGCTGGTTTATTGACTGGTTATGAATTAGACGTTATTCGCGAAGGTGATGTTGCTGGTGCAACTGCTGATGAGGATGATGTTGAATTAACTGAGTTTTCAGATGAAATTGAAGGCTGGGTTATTGAAGAGTTTGCAAAAATTGGTTTAGATACTGCAAAGAGTATTTTGAAACAAGATGTAGACGATTTAGTGAGAAGAACAGACCTAGAAGAGGAAACAATTCTAGATGTAATGAGAATATTGAAAGAGGAATTTGACAGTTAG
- the infB gene encoding translation initiation factor IF-2 produces the protein MSEERIIRINKVLRELNISLERAVDYLKDKGIAVESNPNTKISDEVYKVLCGEFAGDKGNKEASKEVGEEKRKEKEALRLEREKEIEDKRRAEEDRLKQQEVIKAKAVISGPVQVGKIDLNPKKATIISPVKAVEKVEIPVAKVAEVKPTVTEVPAEKPAQEQPLEEKVVSDKKVEKPIVGIKEVKAETVSEVPAEPKVAAKTEVVKTDEAPVDETITTQYQKLSGTTLTGQIIDLSQFNKPKKKKEEPKITPNKPGAPGSAAANANKNKRKRIAPKPGAPRPPATPGVPGAPNPNKITPNVGGGGFNANRSARPGFVKGNRPAIVAKVEPTEEEVKNQIRETLEKLQGKGGKSKAAKYRRDKRDTHRQKSDDEQRAIDEGSKTIKVTEFVTVGEIAIMMDVPITKVIGTCMSLGIMVTMNQRLDAETLTIVADEFGYEVEFITVDIEEAIQVVEDKEEDLVFRAPIVTVMGHVDHGKTSLLDYIRKENVIAGESGGITQHIGAYGVTLDNGQKIAFLDTPGHEAFTAMRARGAQVTDIAIIVIAADDDIMPQTKEAISHAQAANVPIIFAINKIDKPNSNVEKIKEKLAGMNLLVEDWGGKIQSHDISAKVGTGVKELLEKVLLEAELLDLKSNPNKAASGTVVEAFLDKGKGYVSTILVQNGTLKVGDYMLAGKHHGKIKAMHDERGNIVTVAGPSTPVSVLGLDGAATAGDKFNVFEEEKEAKQIASKRSQLMREQSVRTQRHITLDEIGRRIALGQFKELNIILKGDVDGSVEALSDSFSKLSTEEIQINIIHKGVGAITETDVMLASASDAIIIGFNVRPAGNARQLADKEEIDIRYYSIIYAAIDDLKDAMEGMLAPEMKEEVLGTAEIREIFKISKVGSIAGCMVMDGKIVKNAKMRIIREGVVVFTGELLALKRFKDDVKDVAKGYDCGIQIKGYNDIEERDIIESYHEVAIKKKLK, from the coding sequence ATGTCTGAAGAGAGAATTATTAGAATAAACAAAGTTTTAAGGGAATTGAATATTTCTTTGGAAAGAGCTGTGGATTATCTAAAAGATAAGGGGATTGCTGTTGAGTCAAATCCAAACACAAAAATTTCTGATGAAGTATACAAAGTCTTGTGCGGTGAGTTTGCAGGCGACAAAGGGAATAAAGAAGCTTCTAAAGAAGTAGGGGAAGAAAAAAGAAAAGAGAAAGAGGCTTTGCGTTTAGAACGTGAGAAAGAAATTGAGGACAAACGTAGAGCTGAAGAAGATCGCCTTAAACAACAGGAAGTTATAAAAGCGAAAGCAGTTATATCAGGTCCAGTTCAAGTGGGTAAAATTGACCTTAATCCTAAGAAAGCGACTATTATTTCGCCGGTTAAAGCGGTAGAAAAAGTGGAAATTCCAGTAGCTAAAGTTGCTGAAGTAAAACCAACTGTTACTGAAGTACCTGCTGAAAAACCTGCGCAAGAACAACCTTTAGAAGAAAAAGTTGTTTCAGATAAAAAAGTAGAAAAACCTATTGTAGGTATTAAAGAAGTGAAAGCGGAAACAGTATCGGAAGTTCCTGCTGAACCAAAAGTAGCTGCAAAAACTGAAGTAGTTAAAACGGATGAAGCGCCAGTTGATGAAACAATCACTACGCAATATCAAAAGTTGTCAGGGACTACTTTAACAGGTCAAATAATTGATTTATCTCAATTTAATAAACCAAAGAAGAAAAAAGAAGAGCCTAAGATTACTCCAAATAAACCGGGAGCTCCAGGATCTGCTGCTGCAAATGCAAATAAGAATAAACGCAAAAGGATTGCTCCTAAGCCAGGTGCTCCTAGACCACCTGCAACACCAGGAGTTCCTGGTGCGCCAAATCCTAACAAGATTACTCCTAATGTAGGAGGCGGTGGATTCAATGCGAATAGAAGTGCAAGACCAGGATTTGTTAAAGGAAATAGGCCTGCAATTGTTGCCAAAGTTGAGCCAACAGAAGAAGAAGTTAAAAATCAAATTAGAGAGACTTTAGAGAAGCTACAAGGTAAAGGTGGAAAATCTAAAGCTGCTAAATATAGAAGAGATAAAAGAGATACGCACCGTCAGAAATCTGATGATGAGCAAAGAGCTATCGATGAAGGAAGTAAAACTATTAAGGTTACTGAATTCGTAACAGTAGGTGAAATTGCAATCATGATGGATGTTCCAATTACTAAAGTTATTGGAACGTGTATGTCACTTGGAATCATGGTTACCATGAACCAGCGTCTTGATGCAGAAACTTTAACTATTGTAGCTGATGAATTTGGTTATGAAGTTGAGTTTATTACTGTAGATATTGAAGAAGCGATACAAGTTGTAGAAGACAAAGAAGAAGATCTAGTTTTTAGAGCGCCTATTGTAACAGTTATGGGGCACGTCGATCATGGTAAAACATCTTTACTGGATTATATCCGTAAGGAAAACGTAATTGCAGGTGAGTCTGGAGGAATTACACAGCATATTGGTGCGTACGGAGTAACATTAGATAACGGACAAAAAATAGCATTCTTAGATACTCCTGGTCACGAAGCGTTTACAGCCATGCGTGCACGTGGAGCTCAAGTTACAGATATTGCTATTATTGTAATTGCTGCTGATGATGATATCATGCCGCAAACAAAAGAAGCAATTAGCCACGCGCAAGCAGCTAATGTTCCTATTATTTTCGCTATCAACAAAATTGATAAGCCTAACTCTAATGTAGAGAAAATAAAAGAGAAATTAGCAGGTATGAATTTACTTGTTGAAGATTGGGGTGGTAAAATTCAATCACATGATATTTCTGCGAAAGTAGGAACAGGTGTTAAAGAATTATTAGAAAAAGTATTATTAGAAGCAGAGCTTTTAGATTTGAAATCAAATCCAAACAAAGCAGCTTCTGGTACCGTAGTTGAAGCTTTTCTTGATAAAGGGAAAGGATATGTTTCTACGATTTTAGTACAAAACGGAACTTTGAAAGTAGGAGATTATATGTTGGCTGGTAAGCATCATGGTAAAATTAAAGCTATGCATGACGAAAGAGGAAATATTGTAACTGTTGCAGGTCCTTCAACTCCGGTTTCAGTTTTAGGTCTTGATGGAGCGGCTACCGCTGGTGATAAGTTCAATGTGTTTGAAGAAGAAAAAGAAGCAAAACAAATTGCATCTAAACGTTCTCAATTAATGCGTGAGCAATCAGTACGTACACAACGTCATATTACGTTAGATGAAATTGGACGTAGAATTGCATTAGGTCAATTTAAAGAATTGAACATTATCCTTAAAGGAGATGTTGATGGATCAGTTGAAGCATTATCTGATTCATTCTCTAAATTATCTACTGAAGAAATCCAAATCAACATTATACACAAAGGTGTTGGTGCAATTACAGAAACTGACGTAATGTTAGCTTCCGCTTCTGATGCAATTATTATTGGATTTAATGTTCGTCCTGCTGGAAATGCAAGACAATTAGCTGATAAAGAAGAAATCGATATCCGTTATTACTCTATTATTTATGCTGCTATTGATGACTTGAAAGATGCAATGGAAGGAATGTTAGCTCCTGAAATGAAAGAAGAAGTTCTGGGTACAGCTGAGATTAGAGAGATATTCAAAATTTCTAAAGTGGGTTCAATTGCGGGTTGTATGGTTATGGATGGCAAAATTGTCAAAAATGCTAAAATGCGTATTATCAGAGAAGGAGTTGTTGTCTTTACAGGTGAGTTGTTAGCGTTAAAACGTTTCAAGGATGATGTAAAAGATGTAGCTAAAGGATATGATTGTGGTATCCAAATAAAAGGATATAATGATATTGAAGAGAGAGATATTATTGAGTCGTATCATGAAGTTGCTATTAAAAAGAAATTGAAATAG
- a CDS encoding SPOR domain-containing protein — MRILATKKAFFITLTVCIPCLFANAQTSNITVKQDSKFEQLLNEKRKSNISNSINDRYQIQIYSGESEKAKTILNEFRQEFKDTDGTIFFFTPNYKVWVGNYKSRIEAERNLIEFRKRYSNVHLIKPKN, encoded by the coding sequence ATGAGAATTTTAGCCACTAAGAAAGCTTTCTTTATCACCTTAACTGTTTGCATTCCTTGTTTATTTGCCAATGCACAAACATCAAATATAACTGTAAAACAAGACTCTAAATTCGAACAATTACTAAATGAGAAGAGAAAAAGTAATATTTCGAATAGTATAAATGACAGATATCAAATTCAAATTTACAGTGGCGAAAGTGAAAAGGCAAAAACCATCTTAAATGAATTTAGACAAGAATTTAAAGATACTGACGGAACAATCTTTTTTTTCACACCTAATTACAAAGTATGGGTTGGAAATTATAAATCGCGTATAGAGGCAGAACGAAATTTAATTGAATTTAGAAAAAGATACAGCAACGTTCATTTGATAAAACCAAAGAATTAG
- a CDS encoding c-type cytochrome translates to MKKVGNHNSIARKLFLGLALSLIFSLTSFAQDAAPAATDDAAAPAATSGGDALKGKELFNANCAACHKMDAKATGPALRGVADKYDTPWLYKWIRNSSELIKSGDAQAVKVFNENNKAVMSAFPQLSDTDIDDILAYTSEPKAEAAAPAPGVEAVPGTAPSDSGVSNNIILGALALVMIVLVVMLFLVNKVLSKVAKVNGIEVAPKTPTTPIWKAFAKNQFLVLVTAIFLLLASAYFVYGFLMQIGVDKDYAPIQPIHFSHRIHAGDNEVNCKYCHSAARVSKNAGIPSLNVCMNCHKNIGEVAETTATPEYSKAFYDEQIQKLYTAVGWDSETQTYTGKTEPVKWVRIHNLPDFVYFNHSQHVTVAGIECQTCHGPVQEYEIQKQFAPLTMGWCIDCHRKTEVKMEGNEYYTKIHAELSKKYGVEKLTAAQMGGLECGKCHY, encoded by the coding sequence ATGAAAAAGGTGGGTAACCATAATTCGATCGCAAGGAAATTATTTTTAGGCTTGGCCTTATCGCTAATTTTTTCTTTAACTTCATTCGCTCAAGATGCTGCTCCTGCAGCTACTGATGATGCTGCGGCGCCTGCTGCAACTAGTGGTGGAGATGCTTTAAAAGGTAAAGAATTGTTTAATGCAAATTGTGCTGCATGTCACAAAATGGATGCTAAAGCTACTGGTCCTGCGCTAAGAGGTGTGGCTGACAAGTATGATACTCCGTGGCTTTACAAATGGATTAGAAACAGTTCTGAATTAATTAAATCTGGAGACGCTCAGGCGGTTAAAGTATTTAATGAAAACAATAAGGCAGTAATGTCTGCTTTTCCACAATTATCAGATACTGATATTGATGATATATTAGCTTATACATCAGAGCCTAAAGCTGAAGCTGCTGCTCCTGCTCCAGGTGTTGAAGCTGTTCCTGGAACTGCTCCTTCAGATAGTGGTGTGTCGAACAATATTATTTTAGGTGCATTAGCACTTGTTATGATTGTTTTGGTTGTGATGCTATTTTTGGTAAACAAAGTTTTATCTAAAGTTGCTAAAGTTAATGGAATTGAAGTTGCGCCGAAAACGCCAACAACTCCTATATGGAAAGCTTTTGCTAAAAATCAATTTTTAGTTTTAGTTACTGCAATCTTTTTGCTTCTTGCTAGTGCTTATTTTGTATATGGTTTCTTAATGCAAATTGGTGTAGATAAAGATTATGCGCCTATTCAGCCAATTCACTTTTCACACAGAATTCACGCTGGTGATAACGAGGTGAACTGTAAATATTGTCACTCTGCTGCTAGAGTAAGTAAAAATGCAGGGATTCCTTCGCTGAATGTTTGTATGAACTGTCATAAAAACATAGGAGAGGTTGCTGAAACTACTGCAACTCCAGAGTACAGCAAAGCATTCTACGATGAGCAAATCCAAAAATTATATACTGCTGTAGGTTGGGATTCAGAAACTCAAACTTACACTGGTAAAACGGAGCCTGTAAAGTGGGTTCGTATTCATAATTTACCTGATTTTGTTTATTTTAATCACTCTCAACACGTAACTGTTGCTGGAATCGAATGTCAAACTTGTCACGGTCCAGTTCAAGAGTATGAAATTCAAAAACAATTTGCTCCATTGACTATGGGTTGGTGTATTGATTGTCATAGAAAGACAGAAGTGAAGATGGAAGGGAATGAATATTACACTAAAATTCACGCTGAGCTTTCTAAAAAATACGGAGTTGAGAAATTGACTGCTGCTCAAATGGGAGGTTTAGAATGTGGTAAATGCCATTATTAA